Proteins co-encoded in one Helicobacter sp. 11S03491-1 genomic window:
- a CDS encoding NADH-quinone oxidoreductase subunit J, whose translation MFEVIAFYFFAILSLAMFLIVITTKNVLYALTALSSGMIFISAFFFLLGAEFMGVVQIAVYAGAVVVMYAFGMMFFDTSKDIIETHRHPKTLYVLVFGIAIILTLIFGAPIVSQNLTHIQPETTLAITQKMNNIQLVGYILFTKYLIPFEVAAIMLLCALVGGVATGLRKVHFPDSQPEQTKEIL comes from the coding sequence ATGTTTGAAGTGATAGCTTTTTATTTTTTTGCTATTTTAAGTTTGGCGATGTTTTTAATTGTCATTACAACTAAAAATGTTTTATATGCCCTGACTGCTCTTTCAAGTGGCATGATCTTTATTTCAGCTTTTTTCTTCTTGCTTGGGGCTGAGTTTATGGGGGTTGTTCAGATTGCTGTATATGCCGGAGCTGTTGTTGTAATGTATGCTTTCGGAATGATGTTTTTTGATACTTCAAAAGATATTATCGAAACACATCGTCATCCAAAAACTCTTTATGTTCTTGTATTTGGGATTGCTATTATCCTTACGCTTATTTTTGGAGCCCCTATTGTCTCTCAAAATTTAACCCATATCCAACCCGAAACAACCCTGGCTATTACACAAAAAATGAATAATATTCAATTGGTTGGCTATATTTTATTTACCAAATATCTTATCCCTTTTGAAGTAGCTGCTATTATGCTTTTGTGCGCATTAGTAGGAGGTGTAGCTACAGGGCTTCGCAAGGTTCATTTTCCGGATTCACAACCGGAACAAACAAAGGAAATATTATGA
- the nuoH gene encoding NADH-quinone oxidoreductase subunit NuoH has product MSAFIIETLIKILIVVAVFSFLGGFATYIERKVLAFFQRRLGPSYVGPYGILQLLADGIKLFTKEDVLPQNANKFIFSIAPIIAMMSALIPMAVIPFFGDFTIFGYEVHPIISDINVALLFFLAAGSVGIYAPLLAGLSSGSKYSLLGAARAAIQLLSFEVVSTLTILAPLMIVGSLSLVQINHYQSGGVLNWLVFKQPLAFVLFLIASYAELNRTPFDLLEHEAEIVAGYVTEYSGLKWGMFFLAEYAHLFGFCFVISLIFFGGYNPLWFIPGGVAIILKVCFFVFLAMWARATFPHVRPDQLMRMCWKIMMPLALINILITSIVILL; this is encoded by the coding sequence ATGAGTGCATTTATCATCGAAACATTGATTAAAATTTTAATTGTTGTAGCTGTATTCTCATTTTTGGGTGGATTTGCTACCTATATAGAAAGAAAAGTATTGGCTTTTTTTCAACGCAGACTAGGTCCCAGTTATGTAGGACCTTATGGAATTTTGCAGCTTCTTGCTGATGGTATCAAACTCTTTACCAAAGAAGATGTCTTACCTCAAAATGCTAATAAATTTATTTTTAGTATTGCTCCAATTATTGCCATGATGAGCGCCCTTATTCCTATGGCAGTCATTCCTTTTTTTGGTGATTTCACTATCTTTGGCTATGAAGTTCATCCCATTATTTCAGATATAAATGTAGCTTTATTGTTTTTCTTGGCTGCAGGATCAGTAGGTATTTATGCCCCACTGCTTGCGGGTCTATCTTCAGGAAGCAAATACTCTCTTCTTGGTGCTGCAAGGGCAGCTATTCAACTTTTAAGTTTTGAAGTTGTAAGCACATTGACTATTTTAGCCCCCTTGATGATCGTGGGTTCTCTATCTTTAGTTCAAATCAATCATTATCAATCAGGAGGAGTTTTAAATTGGTTAGTTTTCAAACAACCTCTGGCTTTTGTTTTATTTTTAATAGCTAGTTATGCCGAACTCAACAGAACACCCTTTGATCTTCTTGAACATGAAGCTGAAATTGTTGCAGGCTATGTTACTGAATATAGTGGTCTCAAATGGGGAATGTTTTTTTTAGCTGAATATGCCCATCTCTTTGGTTTTTGTTTTGTAATATCTCTTATCTTTTTTGGTGGGTATAATCCCTTATGGTTTATTCCCGGAGGGGTTGCTATTATTTTAAAAGTTTGTTTTTTTGTATTTTTGGCTATGTGGGCTAGAGCAACTTTTCCACATGTCAGACCCGATCAGTTAATGCGCATGTGCTGGAAAATCATGATGCCTCTAGCACTAATAAATATCCTCATTACAAGCATTGTGATATTACTTTAA
- a CDS encoding NADH-quinone oxidoreductase subunit G — protein MPEITIDNIKLQYQEGESILEIARKNNIYIPAICYLTGCSPTVACKMCMAEVDGKRVYTCNTKAKNGSIVLTQTPEILAERKAIMQTYNVNHPLECGVCDKSGECELQDMTLRTQVDIQPFSVQDNDKIGSAWAQTQYDPNLCIMCERCVTTCKDNIGETNLKAIKTELSAPDSFKDSMPKDPYTVWSRKQKALIGFIGENPCFDCGECISVCPVGALGYKDFSYKANAWELQKISSTCQHCAAGCYLNYEIRHQDIEGEKQKIYRISNNFNHNPICGAGRFGFDISSSIQGSKNIAQAIKALQEAKAVRIGGDITNEEAYIIEGLRQKLGFKLYCEETRNFQIFSNILAQKNICSLLDIKTSDLIITLGSSIKTENPLLRYAINNALKLNKNTSLIYAHPIKDNLIERLGRNILSIQYMPQCDEIMLGAILLAYDLNPQNTLSQIQASKKIIFKTQTKEVKKTIPQEGEETSGEIIEKIEETTQLPYYELLEQIGVDYEKWDNLKKMLQASLSPILLVGQDIYQHKQAKNIACLLAYLQEQTNLKIMLIPPHTNSVGISLICTLQEDTRENEGVVGIRANGSYCIDSDKTNAQRLPKQKVDFILPAHNQLEATFTNFEYKLLPLKPALPYQGYDLSDIAQSFGFEGESLIDYTHLLPENKGYLNISYEYLQNSYTSGGEDKRGYRLTPLLNSLPGLEINPIEALTPKTFNAYLKYPQTQFSSTTAASENLQTKIGIYTSKTNLETLNLHEGDEILLQKDNLYLNGKIYIDYDLQQDIFVVSPCLDKNGIFKHNIFENLVMKEHR, from the coding sequence ATGCCTGAAATAACTATAGATAATATAAAATTACAATATCAAGAAGGCGAGAGTATCCTTGAGATTGCTAGAAAAAATAATATTTATATCCCTGCTATTTGTTATCTCACAGGATGTTCTCCTACAGTTGCATGTAAAATGTGTATGGCAGAAGTTGATGGCAAGCGTGTTTATACTTGCAATACAAAAGCTAAAAATGGCTCTATTGTCCTAACTCAAACCCCTGAAATACTTGCTGAGAGAAAAGCAATCATGCAAACTTATAATGTCAATCATCCGCTGGAATGTGGGGTATGCGATAAAAGTGGCGAGTGTGAATTACAAGATATGACTTTGAGAACACAAGTAGATATACAGCCTTTTAGCGTTCAAGATAATGATAAAATAGGCTCCGCATGGGCACAAACTCAATATGATCCTAATCTTTGTATCATGTGTGAACGTTGCGTTACTACCTGCAAAGACAATATAGGAGAAACCAATTTAAAAGCTATTAAAACAGAATTAAGTGCCCCTGATAGTTTTAAAGATAGCATGCCCAAAGATCCTTATACTGTATGGAGTAGAAAACAAAAAGCCTTGATTGGTTTCATTGGTGAAAACCCTTGTTTTGATTGTGGGGAATGCATTTCTGTGTGTCCTGTAGGGGCATTGGGTTATAAAGACTTTAGCTACAAAGCAAATGCATGGGAATTGCAAAAAATAAGCTCGACATGCCAACATTGTGCAGCAGGATGTTACCTCAATTATGAAATCAGACATCAAGATATAGAAGGTGAAAAACAAAAAATTTATCGCATTAGCAATAATTTCAATCATAATCCAATTTGCGGTGCAGGAAGATTCGGATTTGATATTAGCTCAAGCATACAAGGAAGTAAAAATATCGCTCAAGCAATAAAAGCGCTACAAGAGGCAAAAGCAGTTCGTATTGGAGGAGATATTACCAATGAAGAAGCTTATATCATTGAAGGTTTGCGTCAAAAATTAGGCTTTAAACTTTATTGCGAAGAAACAAGAAATTTTCAAATATTTTCAAATATTTTGGCTCAAAAAAACATTTGTAGTCTCTTGGATATTAAAACTTCCGATCTCATTATTACTTTAGGTTCAAGTATCAAAACTGAAAATCCTCTTTTAAGATATGCTATCAACAATGCGCTTAAACTCAATAAAAATACTTCCTTAATCTATGCACACCCCATCAAAGATAATCTCATAGAAAGACTAGGAAGAAATATCCTCTCTATTCAATATATGCCTCAGTGCGATGAGATCATGCTGGGAGCAATCCTTTTGGCTTATGATCTCAACCCACAAAATACTCTATCACAAATCCAAGCAAGTAAAAAAATAATTTTCAAAACTCAAACTAAAGAAGTTAAAAAAACCATCCCTCAAGAAGGCGAGGAAACATCTGGAGAAATTATTGAAAAAATTGAAGAAACGACACAATTACCATACTATGAATTGCTTGAACAAATAGGTGTTGATTATGAAAAATGGGACAATCTGAAAAAAATGCTCCAAGCTTCTTTATCCCCCATCTTATTAGTAGGACAAGATATTTATCAACACAAACAAGCAAAAAATATTGCTTGTTTGCTCGCATATCTGCAAGAGCAAACAAATCTTAAAATTATGCTTATTCCTCCTCATACCAACTCAGTAGGTATTTCTTTGATTTGCACACTCCAAGAAGACACAAGAGAAAATGAAGGAGTAGTAGGTATCCGTGCAAATGGAAGTTATTGCATTGATTCAGATAAAACCAACGCTCAAAGATTGCCCAAACAAAAAGTAGATTTTATTCTTCCTGCACACAACCAGCTTGAAGCCACCTTCACAAACTTTGAATACAAATTATTACCTCTAAAACCTGCACTTCCCTACCAAGGATATGATTTAAGTGATATTGCCCAAAGTTTTGGCTTTGAGGGTGAAAGCCTTATTGACTATACACATTTGCTCCCTGAAAATAAAGGCTATTTGAATATTTCTTATGAATACTTACAAAATTCTTATACTAGCGGGGGAGAAGACAAAAGAGGCTACCGGCTGACTCCTTTATTAAATTCGCTCCCCGGTCTTGAGATAAACCCCATAGAAGCCCTTACCCCAAAAACGTTCAATGCTTACCTCAAATATCCTCAAACCCAATTTTCATCCACAACTGCAGCGAGTGAAAATCTACAAACAAAAATTGGTATTTATACTTCCAAAACCAATCTTGAAACACTCAATCTCCATGAAGGAGATGAAATCTTGTTACAAAAAGATAATCTTTATCTTAATGGAAAAATTTATATTGACTATGATTTACAACAAGATATCTTTGTGGTTTCTCCATGTCTGGATAAAAATGGAATTTTTAAGCATAATATTTTTGAAAATTTAGTAATGAAGGAACATAGATGA
- a CDS encoding 2Fe-2S iron-sulfur cluster-binding protein has product MELYINDQKLSFDAGQSILEVARKNNIYIPTLCHLPKLIPVGACRMCIVEEDNGNIIASCKSPATQGIRVYTNTQKLQKYRQEIMKFLCINHPLECGVCDKSGECELQDKVLETKIPFQTFGALQRNDDFLVFKNKIYDESLCIMCERCARACNQIVGNNYLKVVSGGYNSKISIHENHYCEDCDECVSVCPTGAMISQRFQYNSNAWELEKTPSACLNCAMGCYIVYEGKNTQQNTHLNKNKKVYRSTTQMDFAQLCHSGRHNFVNAPICKKDESQLHKAVEAFQNAQAIRISTQISNEEAYVLAYLKDKLHLKLYCEEARGYQNFISILKSTSKSPLHKTKDVLKESDVCMSLASFIFDEIPVLKSQIIQTITKQNTRYICLHPIPDERLQKHTYIQYEVQTELGVTALMLASFLQGIQLPEEIKNFIDNLDIGYLSSESNIAEEELENLREIFKQSKNPVLFIGYELFYHQHSQQIAYMLGLIEKYTPIKIIVLSPSGNAIGISLICNLDEDTCENKGVIGYKTQGEFVLNEAIEDIIYEQNQDFILKSDFTLPSMLQLEGSIVNIDYQLLPVNPSLPYEGYDICDIAQNFGMPETSLIEFTHKLPPEKGFRPIFYDDLKNYFDQNGAEHRGYSLQTKPFISKEISLHKIDFLPESNGSILYIPKYSGNFLGFDMPKILGSKQFGIANKISSNQKISCMFGNKEFICEFIEQDYLKGMVAILQSGKYFVFNEKYPYEKITLKGWSENA; this is encoded by the coding sequence ATGGAACTCTATATCAATGATCAAAAACTTTCCTTCGATGCAGGACAAAGTATTCTTGAAGTCGCCAGAAAAAACAATATCTATATCCCCACTCTTTGCCATTTACCCAAACTTATCCCTGTAGGGGCATGTCGGATGTGTATTGTAGAAGAAGACAATGGCAATATTATTGCTTCTTGCAAGAGTCCGGCTACACAAGGGATTCGAGTTTATACCAATACTCAAAAACTACAAAAATATCGTCAAGAAATTATGAAATTCTTATGTATTAACCATCCATTAGAATGCGGGGTATGCGATAAAAGTGGTGAGTGCGAATTACAAGACAAAGTCTTGGAAACAAAAATACCCTTTCAAACCTTTGGAGCGCTTCAACGTAATGATGATTTTCTTGTTTTTAAAAACAAAATCTATGATGAAAGTTTATGTATCATGTGCGAACGTTGTGCAAGGGCTTGTAACCAAATCGTAGGGAATAATTATTTAAAAGTAGTCTCCGGAGGGTATAATTCAAAAATTAGTATTCATGAAAATCATTATTGTGAAGATTGTGATGAGTGTGTCAGTGTATGCCCAACAGGAGCGATGATCTCCCAAAGATTTCAATATAATTCCAATGCATGGGAACTTGAAAAAACTCCAAGTGCTTGTCTTAATTGTGCCATGGGGTGTTATATTGTCTATGAAGGAAAAAATACGCAACAAAATACCCATTTAAATAAAAACAAAAAAGTTTATAGGAGCACAACACAGATGGATTTCGCTCAATTATGTCATTCAGGAAGACATAACTTTGTCAATGCTCCTATTTGCAAAAAAGATGAATCTCAATTGCACAAAGCTGTTGAAGCATTTCAAAATGCGCAAGCCATTAGAATTAGCACACAAATTAGCAATGAGGAAGCCTATGTGCTTGCTTATCTTAAAGATAAATTACATCTTAAACTCTATTGCGAAGAAGCAAGGGGTTATCAAAATTTTATTTCCATACTCAAATCTACTTCAAAATCTCCTCTTCATAAGACAAAAGATGTGCTTAAAGAAAGTGATGTCTGTATGAGTTTGGCAAGTTTTATTTTTGATGAAATCCCCGTGCTTAAAAGTCAGATTATCCAAACAATAACCAAACAAAATACACGATATATTTGTCTCCATCCTATCCCTGATGAACGACTCCAAAAACATACTTATATCCAATATGAAGTCCAAACTGAATTAGGGGTTACAGCATTAATGCTGGCAAGTTTTCTTCAAGGCATACAATTGCCGGAAGAAATAAAAAATTTTATTGATAATCTTGATATAGGTTATTTAAGTTCAGAATCTAATATCGCAGAAGAAGAGCTTGAAAATTTAAGAGAAATTTTTAAACAATCTAAAAATCCTGTTTTATTTATAGGCTATGAATTATTTTATCATCAACACTCCCAACAAATTGCCTATATGTTAGGACTTATTGAAAAATATACTCCTATAAAAATCATTGTTCTTTCACCCTCAGGGAATGCTATAGGGATTTCTCTTATCTGCAATCTTGATGAAGACACTTGTGAAAATAAAGGTGTGATAGGGTATAAAACTCAAGGTGAATTTGTCTTAAATGAAGCCATTGAAGATATTATTTATGAACAAAATCAAGATTTCATTTTAAAATCTGATTTCACTCTTCCTTCGATGCTTCAACTAGAAGGCAGTATTGTGAATATAGACTATCAATTACTGCCTGTTAACCCATCTTTGCCTTATGAAGGTTATGATATTTGTGATATCGCTCAAAATTTTGGGATGCCGGAAACCTCTCTTATTGAATTCACACATAAATTACCTCCGGAAAAAGGTTTTAGACCTATTTTCTATGATGATCTAAAAAATTACTTTGACCAAAATGGCGCTGAACACAGAGGCTATTCTCTTCAAACCAAACCTTTTATCTCCAAAGAAATATCATTACACAAGATTGATTTTCTTCCTGAATCTAATGGTTCTATTTTATATATACCTAAATATTCAGGAAATTTTTTAGGGTTTGATATGCCCAAAATTCTAGGATCTAAGCAGTTTGGAATAGCCAACAAAATTTCTTCAAATCAAAAAATTTCTTGCATGTTTGGGAACAAAGAGTTTATTTGTGAATTTATTGAACAAGATTATCTGAAGGGAATGGTAGCGATTTTGCAAAGCGGTAAATATTTTGTTTTTAATGAAAAATATCCTTACGAAAAAATCACCCTTAAAGGTTGGAGTGAAAATGCCTGA
- a CDS encoding FAD-dependent oxidoreductase — translation MYPFIPYSIPTQDFPNSLDANKLKAFIGWDGVVVFDENTDILDLLKNYALQYQCYAEACGRCTPGKYGGKILYELLDKIQSHSQNPNEDIQHLEEVCRLMMSASKCEIGKTTPKPILQILHSQKEVFLNPKKTQKNQHYISKITAPCTDACPSHVNIPGYIEGVRDLLFGDSLSATRGSMPLAQVCGRVCPHPCENACRRLILDEPISIMELKRIGADYEYDMGLPYQHPKIPNTQKSKTQVAVIGAGPGGISTAYYLALEGIEVDVYEALPVLGGEVALGVPDYRMPINHYNHDIDMLKNLGVRFHTSTPMDTQSMLKLETSHQAIVLATGARISKKLGIPDENPSLEGYIPAIEFMDAINLAQKFNIGELPNIKGKDIVCVGGGFTSMDVVRCAIRLGAKSVRMLYRRDEAMIIKNTSEEEYKESLEEGVEFNFLCAIEKIITKEGKITAIKVAKFELKKTPSSPRGELIKINEAPLEFQCDILIPAVSQIPDFSYLPKEWGIELNKWGTLQTRAGTFDTNKKGVFGCGDCVSGPLTIVNAVGQGRRVASVIKRYLENGIITLNDEEKMEDYLHEIGVFNQKDSISGWNKGLKRFQSQKATPQERKHSFIEVNHGLSNQDALLEAQRCMRCYYIAMAVI, via the coding sequence ATGTATCCTTTTATCCCTTATTCCATCCCTACTCAAGATTTTCCTAATAGTCTTGATGCCAATAAACTAAAGGCATTTATAGGTTGGGATGGGGTAGTTGTGTTTGATGAGAATACAGATATTTTGGATTTGCTTAAAAACTATGCCTTACAATACCAATGTTATGCAGAAGCGTGCGGAAGATGTACTCCCGGAAAATATGGGGGAAAAATCCTTTATGAATTACTAGATAAAATTCAGAGTCATTCACAAAACCCCAATGAAGATATCCAACATCTGGAAGAAGTGTGTAGATTAATGATGAGTGCAAGCAAGTGTGAGATTGGAAAAACTACTCCTAAGCCAATTTTACAAATTTTACACTCGCAAAAAGAAGTTTTTTTAAATCCAAAAAAAACTCAAAAAAATCAACATTATATTTCTAAAATTACCGCTCCTTGTACAGATGCCTGTCCTTCTCATGTCAATATTCCCGGGTATATTGAGGGTGTTAGGGATTTGTTATTTGGCGATTCTTTAAGTGCCACAAGAGGCTCTATGCCACTAGCTCAAGTGTGCGGGAGAGTATGCCCACATCCTTGTGAAAATGCTTGTCGGCGATTGATTCTTGATGAACCTATCAGTATCATGGAACTCAAACGAATTGGTGCAGATTATGAATATGATATGGGCTTACCTTATCAACATCCAAAAATTCCCAATACTCAAAAATCAAAAACACAAGTAGCTGTTATCGGCGCAGGTCCGGGAGGAATTAGCACAGCTTATTATTTAGCTCTGGAAGGTATTGAAGTAGATGTTTATGAAGCGCTTCCTGTTTTGGGAGGAGAAGTAGCCCTAGGAGTTCCGGATTATCGAATGCCTATTAATCACTACAATCATGATATAGATATGCTTAAAAATCTTGGAGTTAGATTTCATACCTCAACCCCTATGGATACACAATCAATGCTAAAACTTGAAACTTCTCACCAAGCCATTGTTTTAGCAACAGGCGCGCGTATTTCAAAAAAACTTGGCATACCCGATGAAAATCCCTCACTGGAGGGATATATCCCCGCTATTGAATTTATGGATGCAATAAACCTTGCTCAAAAATTCAACATCGGAGAATTACCAAATATTAAGGGTAAAGATATTGTGTGTGTTGGTGGAGGATTCACTTCCATGGACGTTGTAAGATGCGCGATAAGATTGGGAGCAAAATCTGTCAGAATGCTTTATCGCAGAGATGAGGCTATGATTATAAAAAACACTTCCGAAGAAGAATATAAAGAAAGCCTGGAAGAAGGAGTGGAATTTAATTTTCTTTGTGCCATTGAAAAAATTATTACCAAAGAGGGTAAGATTACTGCTATTAAAGTAGCTAAATTTGAACTCAAAAAAACCCCCTCTTCTCCTAGGGGTGAATTGATTAAAATCAATGAAGCTCCCTTGGAATTCCAATGTGATATTTTAATCCCTGCAGTTTCACAAATCCCTGATTTTTCTTATCTTCCCAAAGAATGGGGAATAGAGCTTAACAAATGGGGAACTCTTCAAACACGTGCAGGTACTTTTGATACAAATAAAAAAGGAGTTTTTGGTTGCGGGGATTGCGTAAGCGGTCCCCTTACTATTGTCAATGCCGTTGGGCAAGGAAGGCGTGTAGCAAGTGTCATCAAGCGTTATTTGGAAAATGGAATTATCACACTCAATGATGAAGAAAAAATGGAAGATTATCTCCATGAAATTGGTGTATTCAATCAAAAAGATTCCATTAGCGGTTGGAATAAAGGATTAAAACGATTTCAAAGCCAAAAAGCAACTCCTCAAGAAAGAAAACATAGCTTTATTGAAGTCAATCATGGACTCTCCAATCAAGATGCCCTACTTGAAGCTCAACGATGTATGCGATGTTATTATATTGCAATGGCGGTGATATAA
- a CDS encoding NADH-ubiquinone oxidoreductase subunit E family protein, whose protein sequence is MKRFDLRNLKDDFYKRLGELIDEELQNEEVGIFIFELGNFENVQKSADFIKNRGDELMNSIRFNQVDWTLVVKKGS, encoded by the coding sequence ATGAAACGATTTGATTTGAGAAATTTAAAAGATGATTTTTACAAACGACTTGGAGAATTGATTGATGAGGAATTACAAAATGAAGAAGTAGGGATTTTTATTTTTGAATTAGGTAATTTTGAAAATGTCCAAAAAAGTGCAGATTTTATCAAAAATCGTGGAGATGAGCTTATGAATTCCATCCGGTTCAATCAAGTTGATTGGACATTGGTAGTTAAAAAAGGGAGTTAA
- the nuoD gene encoding NADH dehydrogenase (quinone) subunit D has protein sequence MTQNYTKLTPQFENIIFEQDDQKMIINLGPQHPSSHGQLRLILELDGEKVIKATPDIGYLHRGIEKLAENMIYNEFMPTTDRLDYTSATSNNYAFAYGVETLLDITIPRRAQVIRTMLLELNRIISHLMFVAVHAMDVGALSMFLYCFKTREYGLDLMEDYCGARLTHNAIRIGGVPLDLPLHWCENLKNFIRQTQESILLIEGLLDKNRIWRARLENVGKISQEMAKSWGLSGIMLRSAGIAYDIRKEEPYELYNELDFDIPITDSGDCYGRYRLYMLEIRESIKILEQLIKMYPQTDSNLMAKAPDYISSPKEDIMTQNYALMQHFVLVTQGMRPPKGEVYAPTESPKGELGFFINSQGNPYPHRVKIKTPSFYHIGLLEDLLIGHYLPDVITIIGSTNAVFGEVDR, from the coding sequence ATGACACAAAACTATACCAAACTCACACCCCAATTTGAAAATATTATTTTTGAGCAAGATGATCAAAAAATGATTATTAATCTGGGACCACAACATCCCTCTTCTCATGGGCAACTAAGATTAATTTTAGAGCTTGATGGTGAAAAAGTCATCAAAGCAACCCCTGATATTGGTTATTTGCATCGAGGCATTGAAAAGCTTGCCGAAAATATGATTTATAATGAATTCATGCCAACTACAGATAGGCTTGATTATACTTCTGCCACAAGCAATAATTATGCTTTTGCATATGGCGTAGAAACTCTTCTTGATATAACAATTCCTCGTAGGGCACAAGTAATTCGAACAATGCTTTTAGAACTTAATCGTATCATTTCTCATTTGATGTTTGTCGCTGTACACGCTATGGATGTGGGCGCACTTTCTATGTTTTTGTATTGTTTCAAAACACGAGAATATGGTCTGGATTTAATGGAAGATTATTGTGGGGCAAGATTAACACATAATGCTATCCGTATTGGTGGTGTTCCTCTTGACTTACCTCTTCACTGGTGTGAAAATCTCAAAAATTTTATTCGCCAAACACAAGAAAGTATCCTTCTTATTGAAGGCTTGCTTGATAAAAATCGTATTTGGAGAGCAAGGCTTGAAAATGTTGGTAAAATCTCCCAAGAAATGGCTAAATCATGGGGATTAAGTGGGATTATGCTACGATCTGCGGGCATTGCCTATGACATTCGCAAAGAAGAGCCTTATGAGCTCTATAATGAATTAGATTTTGATATTCCTATCACTGATAGTGGAGATTGTTATGGCAGATATCGTCTTTATATGCTAGAAATAAGAGAATCTATTAAAATTCTGGAACAACTCATTAAAATGTATCCTCAAACAGATTCTAATCTCATGGCAAAAGCTCCTGATTATATCTCTTCTCCCAAAGAAGATATTATGACACAAAATTATGCGCTTATGCAACATTTTGTCCTTGTAACTCAAGGAATGAGACCCCCTAAGGGCGAAGTTTATGCCCCGACAGAATCCCCCAAAGGAGAGCTTGGATTTTTCATCAATTCACAAGGAAACCCCTACCCTCATCGTGTCAAAATTAAAACTCCAAGTTTTTATCATATAGGACTTTTAGAAGATTTGCTTATTGGGCATTATCTTCCTGATGTCATTACAATCATTGGATCAACCAATGCGGTTTTTGGAGAGGTGGATAGATGA
- a CDS encoding NADH-quinone oxidoreductase subunit C produces MVRQNKTGLDIQKKAYHTDKFYRPKEIFKHSIIGTPYEVIFNHLSYEHKIYESYIELGTAVFWIEKSDLLPIVKIVKSLGYEILSEMSAIDMLELKGQFEMFYQFLSTHSNNTDKRRIRIKCILTPNESIESISGEFRCALWSERETYDMLGIIFEHHPHLRRILMPQDWVGHPLLKSYPLKGDESASWYEVDKIFGKQYRSIIGPEQRDSARVDEKDTFNFARIGHEIEKGGQTPPVLEKQKSQKALFVKNLDPSLSKVLKERL; encoded by the coding sequence ATGGTTAGACAAAATAAAACCGGACTGGATATTCAAAAAAAAGCTTACCATACAGATAAATTCTATCGCCCCAAAGAAATATTCAAACACTCAATTATTGGTACGCCTTATGAAGTGATTTTTAATCACTTGAGTTATGAACATAAAATTTATGAATCTTATATAGAGTTAGGCACAGCAGTATTTTGGATAGAAAAATCAGATTTACTCCCTATCGTTAAGATAGTTAAATCATTAGGGTATGAAATATTAAGCGAAATGAGTGCAATTGATATGCTCGAATTAAAAGGACAATTTGAAATGTTTTATCAATTTTTATCTACCCATTCAAATAATACTGATAAAAGACGTATTCGAATTAAATGTATTTTAACCCCTAATGAAAGTATAGAATCTATTAGCGGAGAATTTAGATGCGCCTTATGGAGTGAAAGAGAAACATACGATATGTTAGGAATTATTTTTGAACACCACCCTCACTTAAGAAGAATTCTAATGCCTCAAGATTGGGTCGGGCATCCTCTACTTAAATCCTATCCTCTAAAAGGAGATGAGAGTGCCTCATGGTATGAAGTAGATAAAATTTTTGGCAAACAATACCGCTCTATCATAGGACCTGAGCAAAGAGATAGTGCTAGGGTTGATGAGAAAGATACTTTCAATTTTGCCAGGATTGGACATGAAATAGAAAAAGGAGGGCAAACCCCACCTGTCTTAGAAAAACAAAAATCCCAAAAAGCTTTATTTGTAAAAAATCTGGATCCTTCATTATCTAAAGTATTGAAAGAGAGATTGTAA